A portion of the Acidisoma sp. PAMC 29798 genome contains these proteins:
- the rpsF gene encoding 30S ribosomal protein S6, with protein MPLYECVVIGRSEITQQQVDTIADTVVAQIEADGATVRKREYWGLRSLAYRIKKNRKGHYLLLGLEIEPKVLNEMERQLRLNEDVLRFLTIRVEEIDDVPSAVLARKADDRGFRGPKPAGRFDSGRRRYDDREEFRAREDFRPGRDDDDGDGRMRPMPEEM; from the coding sequence ATGCCATTATACGAATGCGTCGTGATTGGACGCAGTGAGATTACGCAGCAGCAGGTCGATACCATCGCCGACACGGTCGTCGCCCAGATCGAGGCCGATGGTGCCACGGTCCGCAAGCGCGAATATTGGGGCCTGCGCAGCCTCGCCTACCGGATCAAGAAGAACCGGAAGGGCCATTACCTGCTCCTCGGCCTCGAAATCGAGCCCAAGGTGCTGAACGAGATGGAGCGCCAGCTTCGCCTCAATGAAGATGTGCTGCGCTTCCTGACCATCCGCGTCGAAGAGATCGACGATGTCCCCTCCGCCGTTCTGGCGCGTAAGGCTGACGATCGTGGCTTCCGTGGGCCGAAGCCCGCGGGTCGCTTCGACAGTGGCCGCCGCCGCTATGACGATCGTGAGGAATTCCGCGCCCGTGAGGATTTCCGCCCCGGCCGGGATGATGATGATGGCGACGGGCGTATGCGCCCGATGCCGGAGGAGATGTAA
- the rplI gene encoding 50S ribosomal protein L9 yields the protein MAAIELILLQRVEKLGQMGDRVKVKPGYARNFLLPQKKALRATKENNARFETERVVLEAQNLKRREEAESVAARVQGLSVTLIRQAGDSGSLYGSVSNRDIADGATAGGLVINRSQVELDHPIKTLGVRMVRVVLHPEVVIQVAVNVARSPEEAEKQGRGEAVGRAAGEDADPTAEELGFDDETEAAA from the coding sequence ATGGCAGCCATTGAACTTATCCTGCTCCAGCGCGTTGAGAAGCTTGGGCAGATGGGCGACCGGGTTAAGGTGAAGCCGGGCTATGCCCGCAACTTCCTCCTCCCGCAGAAGAAGGCGCTCCGCGCCACGAAAGAGAATAACGCCCGCTTCGAGACGGAGCGTGTGGTGCTTGAGGCGCAAAACCTGAAGCGTCGCGAGGAGGCCGAGAGCGTGGCCGCGCGCGTGCAGGGCTTGAGCGTGACGCTCATTCGCCAGGCGGGCGATTCGGGCAGCCTCTATGGCTCCGTGTCCAACCGCGACATCGCGGACGGCGCGACCGCCGGCGGGTTGGTGATCAACCGCAGCCAAGTCGAGCTTGATCACCCGATCAAGACGCTGGGCGTGCGGATGGTGCGCGTCGTTCTCCACCCGGAAGTCGTTATCCAGGTGGCGGTGAACGTGGCGCGCAGCCCCGAGGAAGCTGAGAAGCAGGGTCGCGGCGAAGCCGTCGGCCGTGCCGCCGGCGAAGATGCCGACCCGACTGCCGAGGAACT
- the rpsR gene encoding 30S ribosomal protein S18, which translates to MSDSTDVNPAARRAAVGARRPFYRRKKSCPFSGPNAPKIDYKDVRLLSRFLSERGKIVPSRITAVSALKQRELARAIKRARFLALLPYVLH; encoded by the coding sequence ATGTCAGACTCGACAGACGTTAATCCCGCCGCGCGCCGCGCGGCCGTTGGCGCTCGCCGCCCCTTCTACCGTCGCAAGAAGTCCTGCCCCTTCTCCGGCCCGAACGCGCCGAAGATCGACTATAAGGACGTGCGTCTGCTGTCCCGCTTCCTGAGCGAGCGCGGCAAGATCGTGCCGTCGCGCATCACGGCAGTGTCGGCGCTCAAGCAGCGTGAGTTGGCGCGCGCCATCAAGCGCGCCCGCTTCCTGGCGCTGCTCCCCTACGTTCTGCACTAA